ACGGTGACGGAGGCGACCCGGCTGACGAAACTCGCACGCGAGGCGGTCGACCCCGACGAGGCGGCGGCCTACCGCGAGCACCGGGCGGACCTGCTCGCCGAACACGGGTTCACCGCGCGCGTCCGCGAGGACGACGCCACGGCGACCCTCGTCTTGCATCCCGACGACTGGGTCGAGGACGGGACGATCCGCCCCGAGCGGGTCGCGGACACCGGGCGGGCGGTCGAGGTGCAGGTCGCCGGCCCCGAGAGCCCCGACGACTGGGATACCGTCGAGGAGCACAACCGCGCGGTCGCACGGCGGGTGCGGGCGAACCAGGGGGCGATCCACGGGGCAAACGCCGACGCCTTCGCCGATTTCATGGGGAATCACTACGCGAAACCCGTCGAAGACGCCACCCCCGAGGAGCGCGCGGAGTTCCTCGCGGAGTACTTCGTCCGCAACGCGTGGCCCAGTGAGGACCAGAAAGAAGCGATAGAGCGGTCGCTGGAACACGTCCAGCGGGTGGGGAAAACGATCCGGCGTTAGTGTTGCGCCTCGATCAGACTGCTTACGTCGTCGGCGCGGTCGTCGCCGGTGATGAGCTTCGAGAAGACCCAGTTCAACTGGCCCAGAACCGTCTCGTAGCCGTCGTCGGTGAGCTCGTACTGGTTGGTCCGCTTGTCGAGTTCACTCTTTGCGACCAGCCCGCGCTCGACCAGGTCGTCGAGGTTCGGGTACAGCCGGCCGTGGTTGACCTCGGTCCCGTAGTAGCTCTCTAGTTCGCGTTTGATAGCCAGCCCGTACATCGGCTCCTCGGCGAGGATGACCAGGATGTTGTGCTGAAACGCGGTCAAATCGTGTGCCGTCTGCTGGGTGCCCGGAACTGCTTGTGCCTCTGACATCAGCGTAGAACATGTCATCCGGCTATTTAACAGTTGTCAACCATTCCGTTTGTTTCCGGAGATATAACTGGATAGTATCGACATATCTGACAAATGAAATATGTTATATATGATATTTATTCGATATTTGTGGAGGGAAAGATTCGGGCGGTGTCGAAAGGACTTTTTCCTCGCCCGGTACAGGTCGAGGTGGAATGACGAACCTCTGGGAAGACCTCGAAACCGGACCGAACCCGCCAGAAGAGATCTACGCGGTCGTCGAGTGTCTCAAGGGCGAGCGGAACAAATACGAGTACGACAAGGACGTCCCCGGAGTGGTCCTGGACCGGGTGCTTCACTCGAACGTCCACTACCCCTCGGACTACGGGTTCATCCCCCAGTCGTACTACGACGACGAGGACCCCTTCGACGTGCTCGTGCTCGTCGAGGACCAGACCTTCCCCGGGTGTATCGTCGAGGCCCGCCCCGTCGCGTTGATGAAGATGGACGACGACGGCGAACAGGACGACAAGGTCATCGCCGTGCCGGTCGAGGACCCCCGATACGACCACATCGAGGACGTCGAGGACCTCACCCAACAGACCAAAGACGAGATCGACGAGTTCTTCTCGACGTATAAGAACCTCGAGGAGGGCAAGGAAGTCGAAACGCTCGGCTGGGAGGACCGTCAGACCGCCTACGACGCGATCGAGCACTCCCAGGAACTCTACGAGGAACAGTTCGGCTGATTCCCGGCGGTAATCACACCCTTGACGCAGGATGTTTTATGATTATGGGTAATTATTTGAGAACGGAGAGCGTCGCTACTCGTATGGGAGCACGCACGCCGGCGGTAGGGATCGCCCACCCCACGGTCGTCCCGACGAACTTCGAACCCGACGACGGGGAGGTAGCCGAACCCGAAGAGACCGCCGGCGATCGGTGATCGGGGCGTGAAACGAAGGTTCTTGTAGGGGACGACAGTACAGGGGAGCATGGGTCTCTTCGATCGGATACGTGGCGGCGAAGACCTGCCTCGTGTCGCGTTTATCGGCATCGACGGCGTTCCACATACGCTTCTCGCGGAGCATCCCGAGGAGTTCCCGAACTTCGCCGCGATCGCCGAGGAGGGCACGGCCAGCGCGATCGAGAGCATCGTTCCCCCCGAGTCGAGCGCCTGCTGGCCCTCGTTGACGACCGGTCAGAATCCCGGCGAGACCGGTGTCTACGGCTTCCAGGACCGTGAGAACGGCTCCTATGATACGTACGTTCCGATGGGACGTGACGTCCAGGCGACCCGTCTCTGGGATCGCGTCACCGAGGACAGCCGGAAGGCAACGGTAATGAACGTTCCCGTCACCTTCCCGCCCCAGCGCACGGTACAGCGCATGGTCTCGGGCTTTCTCTCGCCCGGCCTCGATAAGGCGGCCTATCCCGACGAACTCCGCGAGACGCTCTCGGGACTGGACTACCGGATCGACGTCAACGCGAAACTCGGCCACGACGAGGACAAACGCGAGTTCATCGAGGACGCTCATACGACCCTCGATGCGCGCTACGAGGCGTTTTCGCATTACATCGACGAGGACGACTGGGACCTCTTTTTCGGCGTGTTCATGACGACCGACAGGGTGAATCACTTCCTGTTCGAGGACTACGAGAGAGACGGCGAGTACCACGAGGAGTTCATGGACTTTTACCGGAAGCTCGACGGGTACATCGGCGACCTCCGGGAGAGCCTCGCCGACGACGTCACCCTCGTGATCGCGAGCGACCACGGCTTTACCACGCTCGACTACGAGGTCCACTGCAACCAGTGGCTCGAGGAGGAGGGATGGCTCTCCTTCGAGGACGAGGATCACTCCGAGCTCGGCGATATCTCCTCGGAGGCGCGGGCGTACTCGCTGATCCCCGGACGGTTCTACATCAACCTCGAGGACCGCGAACCGCGCGGAAGCGTTCCCGAGGAGGAGTACGAGGCCGTCCGCGACGAGCTCAAAGCCGACCTCGAGGCGCTCGAAGGCCCCGACGGTCGGAAGGTCTGTGAGCGCGTCGTCGAGAAGGAGGACGCCTTCCGTGGCGACCACGCGGACATCGCGCCCGATCTGGTGGCGATTCCCGCTCACGGTTTCGACCTCAAATCCGGCTTCAAGGGCCACGGTGAGGTCTTCGGGAAGGGGCCGCGAAACGGGATGCACAGCTTCGACAACGCGACGCTCCATATCGACGGCGGGGCGACCATCAGCGACGCCAACCTCTTCGACATCGCGCCGACCATCCTCGACCTGATGGAAGTCGAGTACGACCGCGGAGAGTTCGACGGCGCGAGCCTCGTCTGAACGGTCGACCGGAGGCTTTCTTCATCCCGAGCCCGTAGGCCCGGTATGCTCTATCGCGATCTCGACGGCAGCGAAGCCGAGAGTCCGGAGGACCTCCGCGAACAGTACGAAACGGAGCTCGCCGGCGTGGTCGAGGCGGTCGGCGTTGCGGACGCCGCCGACGAAACGGGAATCGACCGGGAGCGACTCGACGCGCTCGTCGCGGGCGAGTCGCCCGAACTCACCGTCGAGGAGGCCTGTGAGATCCTTGCGCTCGAACCCGAGGAACCCGACGCCGAGATCGTCCGCGCGGAGGTCGAAGACCGCCTGCTTTTGGGGATGACGACCGCCGTCCTCGACGTCGATACCATCGCCGCGAACCTCGATGCGGACCTCTCGGGCAAGGAGGTCCACCAGCGCGTCGAGGGCCGCGCGCCGATGACGCTCGCCGAATACGCCGAGATCCACCACTTCATCGGGGAGCGAAAGCGATAATGCGCGTCGCTATCCTCGGCTGTGGCTACGTCGGGCTCGAACTCGGAAGACAGCTCACCGCCCGCGGTCACGAGGTCCGGGGCGTGCGGCGCTCCGACGGAGGGGTCAGGGCGATCGAGGAGGCCGGTTTCCAGAGTGTCCGCGCCGACGTTACCGACCCCGAGGCGCTCTCCCGGGTGCCCGACGTCGACGCGATCGTCTTCGCCGCGAGCTCTGGCGGGCGCGATGCCGACGCCGCCCGCGAGATCTACGTCCGTGGGCTCGAAACCGCGATCGAGCAGTTTGCCGGGCGCGAACATCCACCCGAGCGGCTCGTCTACACCTCGAGTACCGGCGTCTACGGCGATCACGGCGGCGACTGGGTCGACGAGGCGACCCCCACGGAGCCGACCACCGAGAAGACACGCGTGCTCCGGGAGGCAGAAGAGATCGCGCTCGGCTCGCCCATCGAGGGCACTGTCGTCCGCTTTGCCGGGCTGTACGGGCCCGAGCGCTACCGCCTCGAACGCTACCTCGAGGGGCCGGTCACGGAGGGGTATCTGAACATGCTCCATCGGGACGACGCTGCGGGCGTGATCCGCTACCTTCTGGAGGAGGACCTCGCCCGGGGCGAGGTCGTGCTGGCGGTCGACGACGAGCCGGTCGGTAAGTGGGGCTTTGCCGACTGGCTGGCCGAGCAGTGTGGCCTGCCGGCGCCCCCCAAGGAGACCAAGACCGAGCGCCTCTCGGAGCCGAACCTCTCGGAGCCCGCCCGGCGGCGCATCGAGACGAGCAAGCGCTGTTCGAACGCGAAACTCGGAGAACTGGGCTACGAGTTCTCGTATCCGACCTTCCGGGAGGGGTATCGTGAGGCGGTCACAGCTTATTCGAGCCGGTAGGAGCAGACAGTATATTCGCCTCGCGCCGATAGTCACCCCATGGCGACTGCAGACGGCACCTGGGCCTATCGGGACCGCTTCGGGGAGGAGTTCGGTCGAACCTACTTCCGCCGCTTTGGCGACGGCGTGGTCTCCAGTCTGGGGCTGGGGACCTATCTGGGCGAGCCGACCGACGCGGTCGATGCCGAGTACGAGGCGGCGATCACGGCGGCGCTCGAAAATGGCTGTAACGTACTGGATACCGCGATCAACTACCGCCACCAGCGAAGCGAACGAGTCGTCGGACGGGCGCTCGCGGAGACGGACGTCGAGCGCGAAGCGGTACTGGTCGCGACCAAGGGTGGCTTCCTCCCGTTCGACGGCGAGCGCCCCGCCGACCCCGGCGAGTACGTCCGCGAGGAGTACGTCGAGAGCGGGATCGTTTCCCGCGAGGAACTGGTGCGGGGCAGCCACTGTATCGCCCCCGAGTTCATCGACGATCAGTTCGACCGGTCGCTGTCGAACCTCGGCGTCGAGACGATCGATCTCTATTACGTCCACAACCCCGAAACGCAGCTAGAAGAGCGCTCCCGGGAAGCGGTGTACGACCGGCTCGAGGAGACCTTCACCCGCCTCGAGGAGCGCGTCGCCGCGGGCGACCTGCGCTACTACGGGGTCGCGACCTGGGACGCCTTCCGGGTCCACCCCGAACACGCGAAGTACCTCTCGCTGCCGGAGGTCGCCTCGCGAGCGCGGGCAGCGGCCAAAGGGGCTGGAAACACCGCGACTCACCTCCGGGCGATCCAACTGCCCTTCAACGTCCACATGGCCGACGCGTTCACCGTCGAGGCCCACGACGGGGCAGCGGGACCGGAGAGTGCACTCTGGTTCGCCCAGAACGCCGGGCTGAACGTCGTTGCAAGCGCGAGTCTCGGGCAGGGACAACTCGTCGAGGGGGTTCCCGAGTCGATCGCCGAGCGCTTGGAGGGCGAGTCGCCCGTCCAGAAGGCGATCAACTTCGCGCGAAGCGCGCCGGGGGTGACGAGTGCGCTCGTCGGGACGCGCTCGGTCGAACACGTCCGGACGAACCTCGAGGCCTGCGGGTTCGACCCGATGGGTGCCGACGCGTTCGACCGGGTCTTCGAGTGAGTCCGTCGGGGCGATTACGCGAACCGCGAGAGGTCCACGCCCGCGACCCGACCGGCCTCGCACGCCGAGTCGTAGGGACGACCGACGACGACGTCGCCCGCCGTCGACGTCCCGAGCCCCGGGATCGCCGTGAGTTCGTCCATCGTTGCCTCGTTGACGTCGAGCGGGTACGGAACGCCCGTCACCGATCGGTAGCCGTGATCGACGATCGCGACGTCCATCGCGCTCCCGAGTTCGTGCTCGCCGGGCACCCCGATCAGAAGCGAGTAGGTGCCAAGTTGGCGCCCGAAGGTCCGGCCGTTCTCGTGGTACTCCATGTGAACGTCCTCCAAGACGGTTCCTGCGGGCGCGACCCGCTTGAGCATCGGGTTGTCGATCTCCTCGCGCACCTCGCGCTTGTAGGGTTTGAATTGTCGTTTGTGCTCGCGAGCGATGTCCGCCCCCGTCTCGGCCATCTCCGTGCCCGCAAAGGCCATCACCTGCCGGATGTTGATCCGCCGGACCATCAGCCCCTCGTCGTAGACGTCCTTGAGAAACCGCTTGTTGTGCTCGTAGGTCTCGGGTCGCTCGCCCATCAAGCCGTGGACGAGGTTGATCCCCGGAAGCAGCTTGGGGAGGCGGTCGCCCGCCTCCTCGCCGTGGGACGGCCCCAGTACTCGGTCTCGTGGCAGGGCCGCTCGACCGTCCGAGGCGCGTCGCGCCTCGCTTCCCTCGCCCGGTCGCCACCCCCCCTCCTCATTGACCACTCGAACGGCCTCCAAACATTCCTCGGCGCTCACGAGCAGGTTGTTCTCCTCCTGGACGACGGGGTCAGCACTCTCTAATCCAAATGCTGCCGTGTCGCCGGGCGTGTTGTGCTCGGCGATGATCCTAATCCCCTCGCGCGATTTCTCGGGGTACTCGACGATCGTCACGGGGTTCATGTTGTCCAGATGGAGCGTCCCGAGATCCGGCACCGCCTCGCGGATCCCGCCGTAAAGCTCTCTGAGAGCGTCGGGGTTTGGCGCTTCGCCGTCGCCACCGAACGCGAGGATGTCGGCTTGGCGGCCCAGCCGGAAGTGCCGGGCGCCCCGCTCGGAGAGGTTCGAGACCTCGCTTACGACCGACTCTGCGCTACGGAACGTTGGATTGCCGTACAGCGGCTCGGTACAGAACGAACACCGGTAGGCACAGCCTCTCGACGTTTCCATCTCGCAGATGAGGTAGTCGGGGTGGTTGGGGTGCTGTTCGATCACGAACGCGCCCTTCCGGCTCCAGCGGTCGATCTCGCGGTTGTCGCGCATCCGATCGCCAAAGCCCTCCAGTCCGGAGGCGACCAGATCGTGGGCGGCGGCCTCGACGTCGCCCTTCGCGACGAAGTCGTAATCGAGGTCCTTTCGCTCCATGTCCTGGGCGCCGGCGTTCTCCTCACCGACGCCGAACTTCACGGGCCCGCCCATCAGACTCGTTCCGCGAGCGACCCACGCCAGTTTCTTCACCTCGTCGGGCTCGGCGGGCGTGCCCCCGACGTAGTTTCCGGGGACGGTCATCCCGCCGATGTAGACCATGAGGTCCGCCTCCTCGATGTCGCGCCATTTCGCCTTGTCCTCGCGCAGTTCGTCGATCGTGTGGTAGGTGACGTTTTCGAGGGAGACGCCCGCGTCGACGAGCGCGCCCGCGGTGTACCGGGGGTACGTCGAGATGTAGGGCGGCACGCCGAAGTGCGCCGGCTCGTCGACGTAGCCGTCGACGAGCGTCACCGAGAGTTCGGAGGGGTCGGTCATATCCGTCCTAGCCACCCGAGCGACAAAAGCCGTTACACCCGACGGAACTCGAGTTCGTCCGCCGCGGTGTCGACGATCGCCACCGTCCGGTGCTCGTCGGGGACGGTCGGAAAGTGCGCGCCGGGGTTGATCACAGTCGTCTCGCCGACCGGCCGCTCCTCGCGCTCGTGGTGGTGACCGTAACAGACGTAGTCGTACTCGCCCGACTCGGCGTAGTCTTCGATCTCCGCCTTCGATTCGCCGTGGAGCATTGCGAAACGCTTCCCGCCGAGTTCGAGGGCGGCAAACCGGCCGTGGAGTTCGCCCCCGATCGCCTCGAAGCCCGCCTCGAGACCCGCGACCTCGCCGTCGTTGTTCCCGAGCACGCCGTGAATCGAAAACCCCTCGAAAAAGGGGAGCACGGGCGGGGCAACGAAGTCTCCACAGTGAAGCAGCGTCTCGACACCTGCCTCGCGAAACAGGGCGGTCATGCGCTCTACGGCCGCGACGTTGTCGTGGGTATCGGCAATGATCCCGACTCGCATACCGACCGATCGGCCCGCGGCGACTTATGCCCTACCCACGGCATTGATAATCGCGGCGACCCTACACGCTTGCATGCCCGCGACCCTCGAAGTCGTCTGCACCGACGACGACTGCGAACTCGACATGTTCGAACTCCACTACACCTACGACATGCCCGACGACGTCGGCGTCGGGGACTTCGCGTGTCCGTACTGCGGCGGGGTCGACTGTCTCGAAGCCGTCGAACTATGAGCATGAAGGTCTGGGAGATCGGTAAGTCGGTCGGCAACCACGTTGCAGAAAGTGTCGGGCGGGTCTCGAGTCGCATCCAGGAGTCCCGGCCACTCGCGGCCGACCTCCTCGAGAGCGACGAGGCCTACCTCGCCGTCTTCGACGCACCGGGGGTCTCCAGTGGCGACGTCCAGGTCCGGTTCTCGAACGGCGAGGTGCTCGTCCGACTCGAGCGCTTTCGCGAGTTCCACGACGGGTTCGAGATGCGCCTGCCCGGCCGGGGGCTCTCGCTCGACGGCAGCGTCCGGCTCCCCGAGGGCGCCGCCATCGACGCTGAGGCCGCTACCGCGACGCTGAAGGAAAACGGCACACTCCACGTGCGCATCCCCAAGGGCGAAAGCGACGCCACGACGGTCACGATCGAGGACACCGAATCGATCGACGCCGAACCCGACGGGCGAAGCGACGACACCCCGGTCTAGAGGACCATCCCCTCGACGATCGGGAACTCCTCCTCGCCGGTAAAGCGCGTCGGATCGAACGCCTCGATCCCGGGACCGCCACGCACCTCGCGAGCGATGAGCTCTCCGAGTGCCGGCGCGCGCATGAACCCGTGGCCCTGCCAGCCGGTCGCGACGTACAGGTCCTCGGCGAGCCAGCCGAGTAGGGGATCTCCGTCGGGCGTGGCGGTACACAGCCCCGCCCACGCCCGCGCGACGCTCAGCTCCCTTTCGAATCGCTCGCTCGCCCGTTCGAGCGCCGACGAGACGAACGTCCCGTCGGCCTCGCGGGTCCACTCGTCGGGATCGCTCTCGACATCCTCGGTGCCGTCGCCAACGAGCAGCCCGTCGGGATGGGGGCGGAAATAAAACCCCGCGCTCGCGTCGTAGCCCATCGACGTCTCGACGGTCTCGGCGGTCGTCAGCGCCTGCACCCGGTAGGGCTTCATCGCGATCCGGTGGCCGGCGTTTTCGAGGACCCGTTTCGTGTATGCGCCCGCCGCGACGACCACCGTTTCGAAGCGCTCGCGCCCGCCGTCGGCCCGTATCCCGCCTTCCGCGAGTGCCGCGGGCGTGTCCGTCCTGATCTCGGCACCCGCCGCGCGTGCCGTTGTGGCCATCGCCTCGGCGTAGGTCGACGGGTCCGTCCAGCCCGCGTTCCGGGCGATGGCGGCCACGCCGACGTCCTCGGTCGCGATGGCCGGGGCGAGGGCCGCGAGGGCCGTCCGGTCGAGCAGCCGGGCGTCGATCCCGTGCGAGCGCATCCCGGCGACCTGCTCGCGGATCGCCTCGGCCCGCCGGTCGTCGTCCGCGCGGGCGAACCAGACGTAGGGGGTCTCGTGGAACGCGAAGCCGCGCTCGCCCGAAAACGCTCGAAAGCGCTCGATCGCCCGCCGCCCGATCCGCGCGTCGACGTCCTCGGCATAGGCGTCGTACAGTACGCCCGCCGCCCGGCCCGTACTTCCCGACCCGACCTCGCCGCGCTCGAAAACGGTCACGTCCTCGCCGGCACTCGCGAGGTCGGCCGCGGCCGTGAGTCCGACCGCCCCGCCGCCGATCACCGCGATCCGTTCCATGGGCCCCGTCCGCACGCCGGGTACTTGACTCTCGTCCCGACGGATTACAGGAACGTACCGATCCCGCGGGCGGGATAGCCGACGACCGTGTCCGCGCCCGCCTCCCGCAGGGTCGCGACCTGCTCGGCGACCGCTTCGGGGGTACCGACGAGCGCGAAGTCGCCGCTGGCCGCGAGCAACACCTCGCGGGCGCGGCCGGGTCGCGCTCGCGTCCGTCGGCGCACCCTCGGGCAGCGCGCGGGCGACCGGCCGCCTACGGGCGACGTAGGCACCCAGCGCGTCGAGCACCGCCTCAGGGGCGTCGGTCAACACGGTCGGGGCGTAGACGGCGATCTCCCCCGAGAAGCCCGCGGCCCGGAGCGCCCGGATGTCGTGGGTCGTCGAACGGCCCAGCAGTTCGAACTGGGTCGCGCCGGTCGCCAGCGCGAGGCGCTCGACGCCCTCGGTGCCGACCCACGCCCCCGACGCTCCCTCGACGGCCGCGCCGAGTCGTGGTGCGAGCGCTTTGTTCCGTTCGTCCTCGCTCAGATAGGCACCGTGGCCCGCGACGAGCACCCGGTCGACACCCTCGGGGATCCCGTCGAGCAGCGAGTCGTCGCCAAGCGGGTCGAACCCGTCGGCCCGGACTGGCGTCGTGAGGTAGACCTCCTTTTCGCTTGCGAGCGTTTCGAGCACGTCC
The DNA window shown above is from Halalkalicoccus jeotgali B3 and carries:
- a CDS encoding NAD(P)/FAD-dependent oxidoreductase; protein product: MERIAVIGGGAVGLTAAADLASAGEDVTVFERGEVGSGSTGRAAGVLYDAYAEDVDARIGRRAIERFRAFSGERGFAFHETPYVWFARADDDRRAEAIREQVAGMRSHGIDARLLDRTALAALAPAIATEDVGVAAIARNAGWTDPSTYAEAMATTARAAGAEIRTDTPAALAEGGIRADGGRERFETVVVAAGAYTKRVLENAGHRIAMKPYRVQALTTAETVETSMGYDASAGFYFRPHPDGLLVGDGTEDVESDPDEWTREADGTFVSSALERASERFERELSVARAWAGLCTATPDGDPLLGWLAEDLYVATGWQGHGFMRAPALGELIAREVRGGPGIEAFDPTRFTGEEEFPIVEGMVL
- a CDS encoding Hsp20/alpha crystallin family protein, whose product is MSMKVWEIGKSVGNHVAESVGRVSSRIQESRPLAADLLESDEAYLAVFDAPGVSSGDVQVRFSNGEVLVRLERFREFHDGFEMRLPGRGLSLDGSVRLPEGAAIDAEAATATLKENGTLHVRIPKGESDATTVTIEDTESIDAEPDGRSDDTPV
- a CDS encoding alkaline phosphatase family protein: MGLFDRIRGGEDLPRVAFIGIDGVPHTLLAEHPEEFPNFAAIAEEGTASAIESIVPPESSACWPSLTTGQNPGETGVYGFQDRENGSYDTYVPMGRDVQATRLWDRVTEDSRKATVMNVPVTFPPQRTVQRMVSGFLSPGLDKAAYPDELRETLSGLDYRIDVNAKLGHDEDKREFIEDAHTTLDARYEAFSHYIDEDDWDLFFGVFMTTDRVNHFLFEDYERDGEYHEEFMDFYRKLDGYIGDLRESLADDVTLVIASDHGFTTLDYEVHCNQWLEEEGWLSFEDEDHSELGDISSEARAYSLIPGRFYINLEDREPRGSVPEEEYEAVRDELKADLEALEGPDGRKVCERVVEKEDAFRGDHADIAPDLVAIPAHGFDLKSGFKGHGEVFGKGPRNGMHSFDNATLHIDGGATISDANLFDIAPTILDLMEVEYDRGEFDGASLV
- a CDS encoding aldo/keto reductase, with amino-acid sequence MATADGTWAYRDRFGEEFGRTYFRRFGDGVVSSLGLGTYLGEPTDAVDAEYEAAITAALENGCNVLDTAINYRHQRSERVVGRALAETDVEREAVLVATKGGFLPFDGERPADPGEYVREEYVESGIVSREELVRGSHCIAPEFIDDQFDRSLSNLGVETIDLYYVHNPETQLEERSREAVYDRLEETFTRLEERVAAGDLRYYGVATWDAFRVHPEHAKYLSLPEVASRARAAAKGAGNTATHLRAIQLPFNVHMADAFTVEAHDGAAGPESALWFAQNAGLNVVASASLGQGQLVEGVPESIAERLEGESPVQKAINFARSAPGVTSALVGTRSVEHVRTNLEACGFDPMGADAFDRVFE
- a CDS encoding metallophosphoesterase, whose protein sequence is MRVGIIADTHDNVAAVERMTALFREAGVETLLHCGDFVAPPVLPFFEGFSIHGVLGNNDGEVAGLEAGFEAIGGELHGRFAALELGGKRFAMLHGESKAEIEDYAESGEYDYVCYGHHHEREERPVGETTVINPGAHFPTVPDEHRTVAIVDTAADELEFRRV
- a CDS encoding DUF7559 family protein; the encoded protein is MPATLEVVCTDDDCELDMFELHYTYDMPDDVGVGDFACPYCGGVDCLEAVEL
- a CDS encoding inorganic diphosphatase; the encoded protein is MTNLWEDLETGPNPPEEIYAVVECLKGERNKYEYDKDVPGVVLDRVLHSNVHYPSDYGFIPQSYYDDEDPFDVLVLVEDQTFPGCIVEARPVALMKMDDDGEQDDKVIAVPVEDPRYDHIEDVEDLTQQTKDEIDEFFSTYKNLEEGKEVETLGWEDRQTAYDAIEHSQELYEEQFG
- a CDS encoding PadR family transcriptional regulator; this translates as MSEAQAVPGTQQTAHDLTAFQHNILVILAEEPMYGLAIKRELESYYGTEVNHGRLYPNLDDLVERGLVAKSELDKRTNQYELTDDGYETVLGQLNWVFSKLITGDDRADDVSSLIEAQH
- a CDS encoding DUF5791 family protein; translated protein: MLYRDLDGSEAESPEDLREQYETELAGVVEAVGVADAADETGIDRERLDALVAGESPELTVEEACEILALEPEEPDAEIVRAEVEDRLLLGMTTAVLDVDTIAANLDADLSGKEVHQRVEGRAPMTLAEYAEIHHFIGERKR
- a CDS encoding radical SAM protein — encoded protein: MTDPSELSVTLVDGYVDEPAHFGVPPYISTYPRYTAGALVDAGVSLENVTYHTIDELREDKAKWRDIEEADLMVYIGGMTVPGNYVGGTPAEPDEVKKLAWVARGTSLMGGPVKFGVGEENAGAQDMERKDLDYDFVAKGDVEAAAHDLVASGLEGFGDRMRDNREIDRWSRKGAFVIEQHPNHPDYLICEMETSRGCAYRCSFCTEPLYGNPTFRSAESVVSEVSNLSERGARHFRLGRQADILAFGGDGEAPNPDALRELYGGIREAVPDLGTLHLDNMNPVTIVEYPEKSREGIRIIAEHNTPGDTAAFGLESADPVVQEENNLLVSAEECLEAVRVVNEEGGWRPGEGSEARRASDGRAALPRDRVLGPSHGEEAGDRLPKLLPGINLVHGLMGERPETYEHNKRFLKDVYDEGLMVRRINIRQVMAFAGTEMAETGADIAREHKRQFKPYKREVREEIDNPMLKRVAPAGTVLEDVHMEYHENGRTFGRQLGTYSLLIGVPGEHELGSAMDVAIVDHGYRSVTGVPYPLDVNEATMDELTAIPGLGTSTAGDVVVGRPYDSACEAGRVAGVDLSRFA
- a CDS encoding DUF7108 family protein, yielding MAELPDETVTEATRLTKLAREAVDPDEAAAYREHRADLLAEHGFTARVREDDATATLVLHPDDWVEDGTIRPERVADTGRAVEVQVAGPESPDDWDTVEEHNRAVARRVRANQGAIHGANADAFADFMGNHYAKPVEDATPEERAEFLAEYFVRNAWPSEDQKEAIERSLEHVQRVGKTIRR
- a CDS encoding SDR family oxidoreductase → MRVAILGCGYVGLELGRQLTARGHEVRGVRRSDGGVRAIEEAGFQSVRADVTDPEALSRVPDVDAIVFAASSGGRDADAAREIYVRGLETAIEQFAGREHPPERLVYTSSTGVYGDHGGDWVDEATPTEPTTEKTRVLREAEEIALGSPIEGTVVRFAGLYGPERYRLERYLEGPVTEGYLNMLHRDDAAGVIRYLLEEDLARGEVVLAVDDEPVGKWGFADWLAEQCGLPAPPKETKTERLSEPNLSEPARRRIETSKRCSNAKLGELGYEFSYPTFREGYREAVTAYSSR